Proteins encoded together in one Triticum dicoccoides isolate Atlit2015 ecotype Zavitan chromosome 7B, WEW_v2.0, whole genome shotgun sequence window:
- the LOC119340803 gene encoding protein LE25-like: MATIKAKVQDAASSAKAGIDKAKATAGEKVQKATTTDPAKKREAEEKKVDRMHKVHSDERDEKGDHAAERSGRRTIVTGT; encoded by the exons ATGGCGACCATCAAAGCCAAGGTCCAGGACGCCGCCTCCTCCGCCAAGGCCGGCATCGATAAGGCGAAGGCCACCGCCGGCGAGAAG GTACAGAAGGCGACGACGACGGACCCGGCGAAGAAGCGCGAGGCGGAGGAGAAAAAGGTGGACCGCATGCACAAGGTCCACTCCGACGAGCGCGATGAAAAGGGGGACCACGCCGCTGAGAGGTCCGGGAGgcgcaccatcgtcaccggcacctaG